TCGCGCTCTGGATTGTGCTGGTCTCGCTGACCGACCCCACGTTCGCCGATGCACGGCTGGCGGCGCCAGCTGGCCTGACCGGTGATGCCGTACGCGGACGCGCGCTCGTTGGCGACCGGCGCAAGAGCTTCTGCCTCTTGTGCCACACCGGGCCCTTTCCGGAAGAGCGGTTCATGGGCAATCTGGCCCCGCCGCTGGACGGTGCCGGCAGCCGCTGGAGCGTCGACGAATTGCGCCTGCGCCTCGTCGATTCCACCCGTCTCAACCTGGACACGATCATGCCAGCCTATGGGCGGGCCGATGGCCTGGAGCGGGTTGCGCGGCAGTTCCAGGGGCAGCCCCTGCTGTCGCCGCAGGACATCGAGGATATTGTCGCCTTTCTCGCGAACCTGAAGGAGTGAGCCATGGGTCCCCCGCCTGATGCGCGCCCGATCGATCGTCGAACCGTGCTCGGCGCGGCAGCGGGTCTGCTCGTCCTGACCGCCCTGCGTCCGGTCGGCGCCACACCGGCCGAAATGGCCGACGCGATCCGCGCCTTCACCGGTGGGGCTCCCGTCATCGCCGGGCGCGTCAAGCTGGACATTCCGCCCCTGACCGAGAACGGCAATGCCGTGCCGCTGGCGGTCACGGTCGAGAGCCCCATGACGCTTGCGGATCACGTCACAGCCATTGCCGTGTTCAACGAGAAGAACCCCCAGCCTCATGTCGCAACCGCCACATTCGGGCCTCGGGCGGGCAGGGCGGGCTTCCAGACCCGTATCAGGCTGGCCGATTCCCAAATCGTCACGGCAGTCGCGCGGATGAGTGACGGGCGCTTCTTTTCCGACAGCGCCGAAGTGGTTGTCACCCTTGCCGCCTGTCTGGAGGGGTGACCATGGCCGCCTTGCTCAATGTGCCGAAGACGGCAAGACCCGGCGAGATCATCGAGATCAAGACGTTGATGTCGCATCCCATGGTAACGGGTTATGGCCGCGACGACGAGGGCAAACCCATGGCGCGCGACATCATCCGCCAGTTCGTCTGCCGCTACGACGGCGAGGAGGTCTTCCGCCTCGAGCTCACCCAGGCCATCGCCTCGAACCCGTTCATCGTGTTCTCTACCCGGGCAACGCAGACCGGCACGCTGGTCTTCGAATGGACCGACGAGAAGGGCGAGACCTGGCGCGAGATCGCCGTGCTGACCGTCACCTGATGCGGGCGATCCTGGCTGCACTCCTGATCGGCTGGGCGAGTGTGGCCAGCGCGGGCGAAATCCCGCTGGATCAACGGCTGTCCGGCTTCGACCAGATGCAGCCCGAGACGCAGGCCATGCAGCGCGACGATACCGCCAATCCCGGCATGCTCGCCGTCAGGCAGGGCGAAGGCTTGTGGCGCCGGCCGGCCGGCACCAGCGGCAAGGCTTGCGCGGATTGCCACGGCGCCGACGGGACGTCGATGCGCGGTGTCTCGGCCCGCTACCCTGCCTTCGACGAGGCGCGCGGCCGGCCAATCGATCTCGCGGGCCGCATCAACCAGTGCCGCACCGAGCGGCAGGGCGCTCCGGCGCTGGCATCTGAAGCGGGCGATGCGCTGGCGTTGGCCGCCTTCGTCGGCCGCCAGTCACGCGGCAAAGCCGTGGCGCCACCGGACGATGCGCGCCTCGCCGCATTCACGGCCAATGGTGAGCGCTTGTTCCGCGCGCGCATGGGTCAGCTCAACTTCTCCTGCAGCCAGTGCCACGACGACAATTGGGGACGCCGGCTCGGCGGCTCGACCATTCCCCAGGGCCACGCCAACGGCTATCCGATCTACCGCCTGGAATGGCAGTCCATGGGATCGCTGGCACGCCGCCTGCGCAACTGCATGGTCGGGATGCGGGCGGAGCCGTTCGCGGCCGGGTCTGCCGAGGCCATCGATCTCGAACTCTATCTCGCGAGCCGCGGCCGCGGTCTGACGGTGGAGACGCCGGCTGTGCGGCCCTGATCAGCAGGGCGCCTCTGCCTTGGCGGCACTCCTCGCCAGCTCCGGGATGAGCACAATGGCGTTCGAACCACCCGCGGAGACCCATGACAATGATTGCCCACGATTCCCAAGCCGCCCTCGATCGTCTGATGCGCTTTCTCCGCGTGGAAGGTGTCACCGGCCAGGAAAAGGCGATCGGCGAGGACGTCGCCCGCGCGCTTGTCGAGGTTGGCGTTCCCGCCGCCGTGATTGCCTATGACGATGCCAATACCCGCATCCCCGTGCCGACCGAAACCGGCAATCTGATCGTCAAGCTGCCGGGGCGCGGTGCACTCGCCAACAGCCCGCCCTTGCTGTTCATGACCCATCTCGACACCGTGCCGCTCTGCGCCGGTGCCAAGCCGCGGATCGACGGATCCCGGATCGTCAGCGGCGGCGACACAGCGCTTGGAGGCGACAACCGGACCGGCTGCGCCGTGCTGGTCACCATGGCCGCCGAGCTTGCTCGGCACAATCTCGACCACCCACCGCTCGTTCTGGTCTTCTGCGTCCGCGAGGAAAGCGGATTGTGGGGCGCGCGCCATATCGACCTCGACATGGTGGGGCCGGTGGCAATGGGTTTCAATTTCGACGGCAGCAAGCCGTCCGACATCGTCACGGGCGCTGTCGGTGCCGACAGCTGGGAGGTCGAGATCTTCGGCCGC
This region of Phreatobacter aquaticus genomic DNA includes:
- the soxX gene encoding sulfur oxidation c-type cytochrome SoxX — its product is MARLIALWIVLVSLTDPTFADARLAAPAGLTGDAVRGRALVGDRRKSFCLLCHTGPFPEERFMGNLAPPLDGAGSRWSVDELRLRLVDSTRLNLDTIMPAYGRADGLERVARQFQGQPLLSPQDIEDIVAFLANLKE
- a CDS encoding SoxY-related AACIE arm protein, producing the protein MGPPPDARPIDRRTVLGAAAGLLVLTALRPVGATPAEMADAIRAFTGGAPVIAGRVKLDIPPLTENGNAVPLAVTVESPMTLADHVTAIAVFNEKNPQPHVATATFGPRAGRAGFQTRIRLADSQIVTAVARMSDGRFFSDSAEVVVTLAACLEG
- the soxZ gene encoding thiosulfate oxidation carrier complex protein SoxZ, which gives rise to MAALLNVPKTARPGEIIEIKTLMSHPMVTGYGRDDEGKPMARDIIRQFVCRYDGEEVFRLELTQAIASNPFIVFSTRATQTGTLVFEWTDEKGETWREIAVLTVT
- the soxA gene encoding sulfur oxidation c-type cytochrome SoxA — protein: MRAILAALLIGWASVASAGEIPLDQRLSGFDQMQPETQAMQRDDTANPGMLAVRQGEGLWRRPAGTSGKACADCHGADGTSMRGVSARYPAFDEARGRPIDLAGRINQCRTERQGAPALASEAGDALALAAFVGRQSRGKAVAPPDDARLAAFTANGERLFRARMGQLNFSCSQCHDDNWGRRLGGSTIPQGHANGYPIYRLEWQSMGSLARRLRNCMVGMRAEPFAAGSAEAIDLELYLASRGRGLTVETPAVRP